The genomic stretch TTGAGCTTGACGGGGAAGGTCGGATAGCTGGTCGCCGGATCTATTGAGGAATGATTAGCACAATGAACCGCCAAACAGCTTCAGCAATCATCGTCATGGGCGTCAGCGGAGCCGGTAAGTCCTCGGTGGGCGAACGGTTGGCTGAGGCGCTGAACTGCGACTTCGCGGAAGGAGACAGGCTCCATCCTCCCTCCAACGTCGAGAAGATGGCGAAGGGCATTCCCCTTAACGATGAGGACCGGTGGCCATGGCTCGATCTCGTGGGGCAGGAGCTTGCCCTTGCCGTTGCCGAGGGCCGGAGCCTTGTCCTCTCCTGCTCTGCGCTCAAGCGCATCTATCGTGACCGGCTTCGCGCAGCTGCGGGAGGAAACCTGAAGTTCGTCTTCCTGAAGGGGACGCCGGAGCTTCTGGAAATTCGGATGGGGGATCGGACGGGCCACTTCATGCCGCTCTCGCTGCTCCACAGTCAGCTGGCGACGCTGGAGACGCCGGAGGGCGAGAAGG from Pseudorhizobium banfieldiae encodes the following:
- a CDS encoding gluconokinase, with protein sequence MNRQTASAIIVMGVSGAGKSSVGERLAEALNCDFAEGDRLHPPSNVEKMAKGIPLNDEDRWPWLDLVGQELALAVAEGRSLVLSCSALKRIYRDRLRAAAGGNLKFVFLKGTPELLEIRMGDRTGHFMPLSLLHSQLATLETPEGEKGVVTVTIDGTLDEIVEAAEKGLSKLGPRSDSR